The nucleotide sequence CATGGGGGACCCAACCTACGTCCTAACCTATGTAGCGCGCACCAGGACCGATCATGCTGACCAATGTGATAGATGCTGATCCGGCCACACTGCCGATCGGCATGAATCTTCTTTTACGTTGATGCGGTTGGAGTGGAGCCGCTTGGCCGCAAGCCTCATCACGTCGCCTCCGCAGAGCTGCGGAGCCAAAGACAGGGGGGCCGATCGGTGCAGCGACGGCAGCCGCCTGAGGCTTGCGTCCCGCTACAGCTTCGCAGCGCACAGCAATTGCCGCGACCCAAGGAGAGGATCCTGGTCTGTCGTCAACGAGGCAGGAGCGCAGCGTCAGGTCTCGGACAGCCGATCTGATCAAATCGGCTAAAAGCATTTGCGAAGCATTGATCGCCCGCGACATCATGCAGCTTACACTTGCTCCAAGTTCTATATTGTTTTGTGTGTAAGTGGCCACGCGCGATGCTGATCGACTATGGCTCGCCCTCCGGGGGCATCTTGACCGGACGGTCGACCGCGATGGCATGCAGCCGCTGCGGTTCTTGACCCTTCTGGGCCCGAATGCTCCCATTTCGTTCAGAAGTCCTTGGCAACAGCGAGGTCACCTACACGGTCAATATTCGCAACAACTTCGGGCGTGCCTTTGTCTGCGGTGCTCGCCTCCTGCCGGCATTTGGTTAGGCATCAGATGGGAACGGATTGGCAAGAGCTCGGAATTGCGAGCTCGAGAAGCGAGAACTTGCGAAGAATGTACTCGCCGATGGTATCGTGTTTCACGGCAGCATAAACGCCAACCGGTATACCGACGACGAGCGATACAGAGAGGGCAAGCAGGCCCAACTCGACCGTAATCGTCAAGCGGTACGGGATTTCGCCTATCACCGGCGTGTTGGTCCATAGCGAATTGCTGAAACTTCCCTTGGAATCGGAGCACGCAGATCCATTTGAAATACTGGACGTCGGCGCATCGAATCCAAGTGCCGCTTCCAGTTGCTCTCGGGTCTGCTTGGCCCGCACTCTCGTCGTTCTGCGAGAGCATCAGGTCAATGATGTCGCCGGGTATCAGACGAATCGCGATGAAAACAATAAGAGAGGTAAAGATCAGCATCGGGATAAAACGCGAGGGATCGGCGTATGACTCCCCGCCTATCACGACTCCGCCGTCTTCCCATTCCACGCGGATCGGCGCAACACGATTCTGCGATCCATGGATACACTTGTCTCTCCCGAAGATCTTTACTCGAAATTTCATCAAAGTGATGCCTCGATGAGCAGCATTTCTGCGCCAAACTGGAGAAACTCGGAGGCTTATGTCGACAGCGTTCTCAGCCAAGAACATAGTGATACCTGGCACGCGATTTGTCTCAAGCGAGAACCATGCGAGAGAGCGGTGCCTAGAAGCAGAGACACGAGATCGTCGGAGGTACCCGTCAGACATTTCCGTCTGCGCAGGTGAGCATCAACGCCGCTCGCGCCACTGAGTTATTGCTTGGCGATGGAGGCCACGAGCGTGCGCCAAGCAGCCAGACTCCGGGCGGAGCGAAAGGTGAGTCCATATTGCGGTCCTTTGGTAGCGCCGGGTGGGCTCGCGATGCAGATATTTGGAGACGTCTCAGGAGCGGCGAGCCCCGCGTGACACGATGCAGGCGCATCTTGTCGAGGGGGCTAGGATACCTCCATTGGCAATTCTCAAGCACGACACGAGAGGCGACCGACAGTGTCCCATGACGCCATCCATGTTCGATTGAATACCTTGATGTTGAAAAGCCGACAAAAGCGGCGATGCCGTTAGGTGGAACGTGTGCGCTAATTTTTGTCGCTAAGCAAGACGGCCACTCGGTACCGCTAGTGCGGCACAGGATTGCTGGCGTGAGTGACTCATCGCGAAACTGCGCGGATCGTTCGAATACTTTCCGATGACCCTCGCCCGGCTGATTCTCGCAGCAATACATTGAAGTGGATCTTCAAAAGACACACCTAAGGCGTCGCGGCGACACGCCCTACCACGTGGACGCCGTCTCGTTTCCCTAAAGATGAGGAAAAGAGGATAAACCGACCTCCAAGAGTCATGCCCTTGAACGGGCCCAGCATAATCGTACTGGTCGCCGCGGAGAGGTAACGCTAGATCAGGCCACAAACGTCGGTAAGCGAGGCATTGAAGCAGATTACCCGGTGCAGGAGCGAAAGTTGCCGGCGCTACGCGGCCCTCAACATCTACAGATTTCGCAGAGAGTGGTCTGGTTTTCGTAGTCGGATCGCGCGTCTTGACGCTGCAGCGCAGGTCGGCATCAAGCCGGCCTTGTCAGAATTTCGCGCTCGCGTGTTTGGTGAGCAGTTAACTCCAGTTGAGGAGCGTGATGCACGTCCGCGGCAAGCAACTTGCATTGAGTATCGCACCAGCCACGTTTCTCGGAGGTTGGCCTAAACTGAGGAGGTCGTCTATGAATGCAATCGAGAACCCAGCGCGCGACAGGCTGGATAAGGAACGTCGCTTTTCAGTCGTAATGGCCGATCGTCTCACCCGCATCTGTGCGGCGCTACTGCAAGCTGCGGGCGCCTCGCAGGAGGAGGCGCAATCGGTCGCCGCCGGCTGCGTCAGCGCCAACCTAACCGGCCACGACTCCCATGGAGTCATCGCCATTCCGACCTATATCGACTGGATCAAGAGGGGGAATATCGTGCCGGGCGCGGAGTGGACCATCGTAAAGGAATCCTCCACCACTGCCGTCATCGACGGGCATTGGGGCTTCGGCTTTCACGTTAACGCCAAAGCGATGGCGCTTACGATAGAAAAGGCAAAGACCGCGAATGTCGCGGCATGCGCCGTGTTCCAGCAAAGCCATGTCGGGCGGCTAGCCGCATATCCCTTGATGGCAGCAAGCGCGGGTATGATCGGCCTCGCGGCCGCTAATTCTGGCCCTTCGCCCAAGTTTGTCGCGCCCTTCGGCGGACGCGAAGCGCGGCTCGGTACCAACCCAATTTCGATCGCGGTGCCCTCCGATCTCGAGGCCCCATTCCTACTCGACATGGCGACCTCCGCAGCCGCCCTCGGCAAGATCGAACTGGCGATCGCGCGCGGGGAGGAAATTCCCAAGGGATGGATCATCGATGCCGAGGGACGGCCCACCACAGATCCCCGCGATTACCGCAAAGGTGGAACGCTTCTGCCGCTCGGCGGCAGCGAGGGGTACAAAGGGAGTGGGCTCGCCGCGATGGTGGAAGTGATGTGCAGGCTGCTGACCGGCCCTGGCTTCGGAGCCGAGCCCGACAGCCCGCACAACAACAGTTGCTTCATGGCCGCATTCAATGTGGCTGCGTTCCGCCCACTTGAGAAATTCAAAAAAGATGTCGCCGAGTTTGCGTTTTACCTGAAATCGACACCGTCGTCCGAAGGTTCATCCGGCGTATTCTACCCTGGTGAAATCGGGCATTTGCGCGAGCAGGAACGTACGGCAAACGGTATCGAAATTGAGGAAGCTACCTGGGAGAAACTGCGCGCGCTTGCGCGTGATTATGGGCTTGCCGGCGCACTTGATCTCGCTTGAACAGCATGACACTGCAAACGTCGATGGTCGCACTCTGCAGACGCAGAATTCCAGTTACTTAGCCGGATCGTGGCGACGTCCGCACGCGGCATATTCGACTGCTGAAGGATCAGCGGTTTCGTAGCCGCGAAGCGCCAAAGTTGACATTCCTTCTGCGGTACTAGGTGCCAATGCCCGACCTGTGCGGAAGTGATGACCGTCGATCGTCGAATACGAATCAGCGAGCGTGAAGCCGCAGGAATTTCGCCATGCGTTACGCCTCCCGAATCCGCCAGATGACCAGTAAGGCGTCGAAAGCCTGGGACATACATTTCATCGCTCTCGAAAAACGCGCCCGTGGCGAGCGAGCGATTCTGCTGACGGTTGGCAATACGGATTTTGCCAGTCCCGAGCCGGCTGTCGCTGCTGTGCATAAAAGCCTCGCAGCGGGACGGACCCATTACAGCACCAGTGCGGACAGCCGCCCCCTCCGTGAAGTGATCGCGCGGTGTCATGCCCACAAGACTGGCCAGATGCTAGATGCTGACCAGGTAGTTATTACGGTCGGCGCACAAAACGCGCTGCTCAGTGCGGCCCTCTGCCTTGTGGAGCCGGGGGACGAGGTGTTGGTGCCAGAACCCATGTATGTCACCTACCCCGACACCATCGCCGTGGCTGGCGGTGAGATCATCGCTATCCACTCGCCAGCAGGAAACCGCTTCCACCCACTGGTCGACGATTTGGAAGCGGCTGTCGGCCCGCGCACCCGCGCGATCTTTTTGGCGACACCCAATAACCCGACTGGCGCGGTGTATACGCGAGAGGAACTGTCCGCCATAGCGGCCTTGTGCCACAATCGCGATCTCTGGCTCGTTTCGGACGAGGTTTACGGCGAGTTTGTCTACGAGGGCCGACATTTCTCGCCCTCTATCCTGCCTGGCATGGCGGAGCGTACAATCACCATCGGCAGTCTTTCCAAATCTCATGCGATGCCCGGCTGGCGGCTCGGTTGGATGATCGGTCCGCAGGAATTTGCAAATCATGCCAATCAAATAGCCTTCTGCTCGACCTACGGCGTTCCGACCTTTCTGCAGGACGCAGCAATCGCAGCGCTGGAACGGTTTCCGCACGGCGTCCCCGAATTACAAGCGGCCTATCGTCGCCGCCGCGATCGGCTATGCGATCGGATGAAATCCGCTCCCCTTCTGTGCTGCCACCGGCCGGAAGGCGGCATGTTTGTGATGCTGGATGTGCGCGCCACCGGTCTATCAGCCTATGACTTCGCCAGCGGCCTAGTACTCGAAGAGGGAGTGGCGATCTTACCCGCGGATGACTTTGGCCACAGCGCGACTGGCTGCTTGCGCATCAATCTCGGCGTCGCCGACGCAGAGATCGACGAGGCGGCCCTGCGCCTATCGCGCTACGCCGAGCGAATATGCCAGCATAAGGCGGTCACCTGAAGGAAAGCACTCCTCAGCCTCCTCGTAAGCGTGTGTGATTGCCGTTCCGCGCGGCTCCCAATACAGGTTTGCACCAGGAAATGCTTTTCGCACCAGAAATGCGTTGCAACCTTCTTGCCAGGCCAAACGGCTCATTGATGTTGCTCTTGCGATCAACGATATGAATGCATCATCTTGGGGCAACGAGATGCCGTAAATTCTCCGGTCAGCGGATACTCTCCTTCTGCTCTATGAGAAGCCCATGTCAGGTTGATCTTTCGCTTCAGCGCCGTCATCCCCTTGAACCTTTTTGCGCTCCAGAACTTGATTGCCGCCAATCCGAGCGGAAACGCCTCGGTCGTCACGGCGAGGCTCGAATACATCAGGATGCCGCACTGCGTGCGTACTGCCGTCTTGCCCGCAAAAGCCAATCAAATGCGGCTTTTCGCGCTTCCGTCGTGTCATTGAGGACAACGATCGGGTCCCTCCGTCGCTGTTACACGCCCGCGCGTCGTCTCGACCCGGCGCGTCGTTCAAATCCGACGTCAAATGTGGGTAATTTGAAAGATAGATGCCCCTGCGTAGCGGATGATGTTCGATTGTCAGAGAAACTCCTGATGATTTCTTTGGCAGGAACTCATGTGAGCGAACATGCTTCAGACACCAAGATTTCGAAGTTAAGACGGTCACATCCGAGCAACTTGCGGTCAGTCTAGGGCGAAGCTATCGGTCTTGGTAGCGGCAAGCGAATGAACGGATCGTCCGCGGACCTTTTTGCCGGGGGCGAACCTCTCGGTGATCGCGCTGTCTCACGGGCTTGATCCATCGCAGTCGTTTGCGTGGCGACGCAAGGTGCTGGCGTCAGGGCTAGTCGCATCGGTTTCTGGACGCGAACCCAAGCGGTCAAGTTCGCACGGTCTGATGCGGTGACGAGCGACATGATGGAAATCGTGTTCGGCGACGTTCTGGCGCGTGTCGGCGGCGACGTGGAGCCTGAACGGCTTGCTGCCGTAATCCGGCGTTCGATACATGATCCCGGCAGGCATTCATGTTTACGCGGCCAACACTCCGGTCGACTTCCGCAAGGGAGCGACCGGCTTGATAGCGCTGGCGCGAGATGGTGCGGCCGACCCATTCCACGGCACGCCTTGTACGTATTCTATTCGAAAAGAGCGGATCGGATTAAGGCGGGACGGCAGTTGAATATGCCTGTTTGTAGAGACGACTGAGGAAAGAAGGTTCCGCTGACCGAAAATTGCGCCGATCCGGGTACGGCTGATCCATCTGCGCGATCGAGCTTCGATCTCTAGGACAAGGATCTGTCGCGCCTATTTGGAAAATCCAAACTCGCCGAGGTGATCCGCTATGCCAGACGCATCGGCCTCAATCGCTTTCTCAGCGACGACCTATCGAGATCAACTCCATCATCATCGATTGGGCAATCCAGCCGCAAACCATTAGAAGAAATGCTCGTTTGCGGGCACCATGGCGGCAGCCAGCCCCGGCGACCATCGCCTCGCTTCTGCCGCGAAGATCAC is from Bradyrhizobium xenonodulans and encodes:
- a CDS encoding Ldh family oxidoreductase, with translation MNAIENPARDRLDKERRFSVVMADRLTRICAALLQAAGASQEEAQSVAAGCVSANLTGHDSHGVIAIPTYIDWIKRGNIVPGAEWTIVKESSTTAVIDGHWGFGFHVNAKAMALTIEKAKTANVAACAVFQQSHVGRLAAYPLMAASAGMIGLAAANSGPSPKFVAPFGGREARLGTNPISIAVPSDLEAPFLLDMATSAAALGKIELAIARGEEIPKGWIIDAEGRPTTDPRDYRKGGTLLPLGGSEGYKGSGLAAMVEVMCRLLTGPGFGAEPDSPHNNSCFMAAFNVAAFRPLEKFKKDVAEFAFYLKSTPSSEGSSGVFYPGEIGHLREQERTANGIEIEEATWEKLRALARDYGLAGALDLA
- a CDS encoding pyridoxal phosphate-dependent aminotransferase, with protein sequence MRYASRIRQMTSKASKAWDIHFIALEKRARGERAILLTVGNTDFASPEPAVAAVHKSLAAGRTHYSTSADSRPLREVIARCHAHKTGQMLDADQVVITVGAQNALLSAALCLVEPGDEVLVPEPMYVTYPDTIAVAGGEIIAIHSPAGNRFHPLVDDLEAAVGPRTRAIFLATPNNPTGAVYTREELSAIAALCHNRDLWLVSDEVYGEFVYEGRHFSPSILPGMAERTITIGSLSKSHAMPGWRLGWMIGPQEFANHANQIAFCSTYGVPTFLQDAAIAALERFPHGVPELQAAYRRRRDRLCDRMKSAPLLCCHRPEGGMFVMLDVRATGLSAYDFASGLVLEEGVAILPADDFGHSATGCLRINLGVADAEIDEAALRLSRYAERICQHKAVT